From Fusobacterium varium:
GGATATGGAATAGAAACTGATATGGCAATAGTAATAACACTTCCAGAGCAAATATTTCCTACTAAAAAATTAATATTTGAAAATGAAGAATATAATGTTCCATGCAAATATGAAGAATACTTAATACAAATATATGGTGACTATAATATATTGCCTCCTTTATACAAAAGATATGGTCACTCAGAAGTCATTGGTTTTATTTTAAATTAAAGTTTATGTTATAATGTTAAATAAGAAATTTAATTATTTGGAGAATTTATGAATAAATTAAAAAAAATAGAAACAAACTTACAAGGAATATATATAGTAGAGCCTTTAGTATTTAGAGATGATAGAGGTTTTTTTCTTGAGTCATATAATAAAACTGAATTTGAAAAAATAGGGATATTTGAAGAATTTGTGCAAGATAACCATTCTAAATCTAAAAAAGGTGTACTTAGAGGACTTCATTTTCAAACTAAGCATTCCCAAGCAAAGCTTGTGAGAGTAATAAAAGGGAGAATACTTGATATTGTAGTTGATATTAGAAAAAATAGCGGCACATATGGAAAATGGCATGGAATAGAATTAAGTGCAGAAAATAAAAAAATGCTATATGTATCAAAAGGTTTTGCTCATGGATTTCTTACTTTAGAAGATGATACAGAAATAGAATATAAATGTGATGAATTTTATGTACCTCAGTATGATTCAGGAATAATGTGGAATGATAAAGATATAAATATCAATTGGAATTTTGAAAAGTATGGACTAAAAGAAGAGGATATAATTTTATCTGAGAAAGATACAAAACATCAATCTTTTAAGGAATACACAGAAAAATATATAGGAGAAAATGTATTGCTTACAGGAGCAGATGGACAGCTAGGTCAGGATTTCCAAAAACTTTTTGATAAGTTGAAAATAAAATATACAGCTACTGACTATAAAGAATTAGATGTAACTAACAAAGAGAAAGTAAAAGAATTTGTAGATAAGAATAATTTTACTATAATAATAAATTGCGCAGCATATAATAATGTGGATAAGGCAGAAGAAGAACAGGAGAAATGCTTTGTTTTAAATTCACATGTACCCAAATACTTATCAAAGATATGTAAAGAAAGAAATATAGTATTTGTAACATATTCAACAGATTTTGTATTTGATGGAGAAAAGGAAGTACCATATACAGAAAAAGATATTCCTAATCCTTTATCAATATATTCAAAAGCAAAGCTAGAAGGTGAAAAATATTCTCTGGAATATGAAAAAAGTTTTGTAATAAGGACATCATGGGTATTTGGAATGGGAAATAATAATTTCTGCAAACAAGTAATTAACTGGTCAAAAGGAAAAGATAGATTGAGAATAGTAGATGATCAAATATCTTCTCCAACATATTCAAAGGATTTGGCAGAATATTCATGGAAACTTGTTCAAACAGACAAATATGGATTGTACCATCTATCAAATGATGGGGAAGCATCGAAATTTGAACAGGCGCAATATACATTAAAAAAAATAGGATGGAATGGAATATTGGAAAGAGCAAAAACAAAAGACTTTCCTTTACCAGCAAAAAGGGCAGAATACTCAAAGTTAGATAGTAGTAAGATAGAAAAAATAATTAATAAAAAGATACCACATTGGAAAAGTGGAATAGATAGATTTTTAGAAGAAATGAAAGAAAAGGGAGAGATATAGATGAAGACATATCTTGTAACAGGGGCAGCAGGATTCATAGGAACAAACTTTGTGAAGTATATGCTTGAAAAGTATGGTGAAAGTATAAGAATAATAGTTCTGGATAAACTTACTTATGCAGGAAATATTGAAAATATACAAGAAGAAATAACTTCTAAAAAAATAGATTTTGTAAAGGGAGATATCTGTAATAGAGAATTGGTGGAAGATATATTTTCCAGATATGAAATAGATTATGTAGTAAATTTTGCAGCAGAATCTCATGTAGACAGAAGTATATCAAATCCTCAGATATTTTTGGAAACAAATATACTGGGAACACAAAACCTGTTGGAAGTATCTAAGAAATTCTGGAGTATAGGAAAAGATGAAAATGGATATCCGGTATATAAGGAAGGAAAGAAATTTCTGCATATATCTACAGATGAAGTGTATGGATCTCTGTCAAAAGAGTATACAGAAGCAAAAGAGTTAATACTTAATGATAGAGTAAAGAAAGTGGCAGAAGGAAGAAAGAATTTAAAAACATATGGAGATAAATTTTTTACGGAAGAAACACCGCTTGACCCAAGGTCGCCATATTCAGCTTCAAAAACATCAAGCGATATGATAGTAAGAGCATATGCAGAAACATATAAGTT
This genomic window contains:
- the rfbC gene encoding dTDP-4-dehydrorhamnose 3,5-epimerase; the encoded protein is MNKLKKIETNLQGIYIVEPLVFRDDRGFFLESYNKTEFEKIGIFEEFVQDNHSKSKKGVLRGLHFQTKHSQAKLVRVIKGRILDIVVDIRKNSGTYGKWHGIELSAENKKMLYVSKGFAHGFLTLEDDTEIEYKCDEFYVPQYDSGIMWNDKDININWNFEKYGLKEEDIILSEKDTKHQSFKEYTEKYIGENVLLTGADGQLGQDFQKLFDKLKIKYTATDYKELDVTNKEKVKEFVDKNNFTIIINCAAYNNVDKAEEEQEKCFVLNSHVPKYLSKICKERNIVFVTYSTDFVFDGEKEVPYTEKDIPNPLSIYSKAKLEGEKYSLEYEKSFVIRTSWVFGMGNNNFCKQVINWSKGKDRLRIVDDQISSPTYSKDLAEYSWKLVQTDKYGLYHLSNDGEASKFEQAQYTLKKIGWNGILERAKTKDFPLPAKRAEYSKLDSSKIEKIINKKIPHWKSGIDRFLEEMKEKGEI
- the rffG gene encoding dTDP-glucose 4,6-dehydratase; its protein translation is MKTYLVTGAAGFIGTNFVKYMLEKYGESIRIIVLDKLTYAGNIENIQEEITSKKIDFVKGDICNRELVEDIFSRYEIDYVVNFAAESHVDRSISNPQIFLETNILGTQNLLEVSKKFWSIGKDENGYPVYKEGKKFLHISTDEVYGSLSKEYTEAKELILNDRVKKVAEGRKNLKTYGDKFFTEETPLDPRSPYSASKTSSDMIVRAYAETYKFPMNITRCSNNYGPYQFPEKLIPLIIKNILEGKKLPVYGDGSNVRDWLYVKDHNKAVDMVINKGRLGEVYNIGGFNEEKNINIVKLTIDTIAKIMKEEPEYRKVLKTEAENISYDLISYVQDRLGHDARYAIDPEKIVTELGWYPETSFDEGIEKTIRWYLDNQEWAEKVLNK